CTTGAGCGCGTAGACCACGTCCATGGCCGTGACCGTCTTCCTCTTGGCGTGCTCGGTGTAGGTGACGGCGTCGCGGATGACGTTCTCCAGGAACACCTTGAGCACGCCGCGCGTCTCCTCGTAGATCAGCCCCGAGATGCGCTTCACGCCGCCGCGCCGCGCCAGGCGGCGGATGGCCGGCTTGGTGATGCCCTGGATGTTGTCGCGCAGCACCTTACGGTGGCGCTTGGCGCCCCCCTTGCCGAGCCCCTTCCCGCCTTTGCCTCTGCCAGACATAATGCTCCCTTCACCTCAAACCACACTGCGCACCGCGGCCTCCGCCGAGTAGGCGCTATATGTCTGGGGATCCGACCTGGTTGAGAACTGCGGCGGGCGAAGG
The Coturnix japonica isolate 7356 chromosome 1, Coturnix japonica 2.1, whole genome shotgun sequence DNA segment above includes these coding regions:
- the LOC107312412 gene encoding histone H4, with the translated sequence MSGRGKGGKGLGKGGAKRHRKVLRDNIQGITKPAIRRLARRGGVKRISGLIYEETRGVLKVFLENVIRDAVTYTEHAKRKTVTAMDVVYALKRQGRTLYGFGG